A window of the Mucilaginibacter sp. cycad4 genome harbors these coding sequences:
- a CDS encoding AraC family transcriptional regulator, producing the protein MKKTDVISEYHLNHHQPDKAQFAIYDLYDYVKRNMANTTRPHIHSYYQVIWFKAGHGNHFVDFQSYEVKDDSIFFVSKNQVHYFDNNSDYRGYLIHFNEPFLIQTDSEMEFFLKCNFFGNPYQSPVNYIGSNCHQILETYIKQIQAELNSTDSLGREELLRGYLKAFLIQVQRLKNGSDLTAFVNDEKRLQLLKFINLVDENYKKGLSVSEYAALMYISSRTLSDVTGQLIKKTPSQIIQERIILEAQRLLLHSELNINQVGYRLGFDDPSYFVKYFKKHTQLSPSDFRKSIS; encoded by the coding sequence ATGAAAAAAACAGATGTTATTTCAGAATATCATTTAAATCATCATCAGCCAGATAAGGCCCAGTTTGCGATCTATGATCTGTATGATTATGTGAAAAGAAATATGGCTAATACCACCCGGCCGCACATTCACAGTTATTATCAGGTCATCTGGTTTAAGGCCGGACATGGAAATCATTTTGTAGATTTCCAATCTTATGAAGTAAAAGACGACAGCATTTTCTTTGTATCTAAGAACCAGGTGCATTACTTCGACAATAATTCAGATTACAGGGGGTATCTCATCCATTTTAATGAACCGTTTTTGATTCAAACCGACAGTGAAATGGAATTTTTTCTGAAATGCAACTTTTTTGGCAATCCCTATCAGTCACCGGTAAACTATATCGGCTCAAACTGCCATCAGATTTTAGAAACTTATATTAAGCAGATACAAGCTGAACTTAATTCGACTGATAGCCTGGGGCGAGAGGAATTGCTGCGCGGTTACCTAAAAGCCTTTTTGATACAGGTGCAACGACTTAAAAATGGCAGTGACTTAACAGCTTTTGTTAATGATGAGAAAAGGCTGCAACTGCTAAAATTTATCAACCTGGTGGACGAAAACTATAAAAAAGGGCTTTCTGTAAGCGAATATGCGGCCTTGATGTATATCTCTTCGCGAACACTATCTGATGTCACCGGGCAACTGATCAAAAAAACCCCTTCGCAGATCATCCAGGAAAGAATTATATTGGAAGCGCAACGGCTTTTACTGCATTCCGAACTCAACATTAATCAGGTTGGCTACCGATTGGGCTTTGACGATCCTTCTTATTTCGTAAAATATTTTAAGAAGCACACGCAACTATCACCTTCCGATTTTAGGAAATCCATTTCCTGA
- the soxC gene encoding sulfite dehydrogenase has product MEQQQDKPVKITQRKISRRTLLGGALAAAIIPVTSAFAKYVQVGVPLVSDPTKQPGPLPGTLGKRSLFENPVKKPSDISSRTPLQGMYSTITPSDLHFERHHAGIPTLDPNKYELLIHGMVERPMKFSLHDLKRFPSVTRTCFIECAGNFRTGKEEMTVQDILGLTSQSEWTGVMLSTLFRELGVDPKATWFLAEGGDAAVLTRSIPMHKAWDDAMIVYAQNGEAIRPEQGYPARLLLPGWEGNTNVKWIRRIEISDAPYFTREETSKYTYPVKDKIRMFSFEMDARSIITYPSFPQKIERGWIEIRGIAWSGRGKVVKVEVSTDAGKSWNEARLQGPVLEKAHTYFRHLWQWNGSETEILSRVTDQTGYTQPTLKQLIDARGKDIGGYHMNPVTAWRVKRDGSVAFKPESYK; this is encoded by the coding sequence ATGGAACAGCAACAGGATAAACCGGTTAAAATTACCCAAAGAAAAATCAGTCGCCGTACTTTATTGGGCGGGGCTTTGGCGGCGGCTATTATCCCGGTAACGTCCGCATTTGCCAAATATGTACAGGTGGGCGTACCGCTGGTTTCCGATCCAACTAAACAACCCGGTCCGTTGCCGGGTACGCTGGGGAAACGGTCGTTGTTTGAAAACCCTGTTAAAAAACCCTCGGATATCTCTTCCCGGACCCCTTTGCAGGGCATGTATAGTACCATTACGCCTTCCGATCTGCATTTTGAGCGGCACCATGCCGGCATCCCAACCCTCGATCCAAACAAATATGAACTGCTGATCCATGGCATGGTTGAGCGTCCAATGAAGTTTAGCCTGCATGACCTTAAACGTTTTCCATCAGTAACCCGCACCTGCTTTATTGAATGCGCGGGCAATTTCCGTACAGGTAAAGAGGAAATGACGGTACAGGATATCCTCGGCCTCACCAGCCAAAGCGAGTGGACGGGTGTGATGCTTTCAACCCTGTTTCGTGAATTGGGTGTTGACCCCAAAGCAACCTGGTTTTTAGCCGAAGGAGGCGATGCCGCCGTACTTACCCGAAGTATCCCCATGCACAAAGCCTGGGATGACGCCATGATCGTATACGCTCAAAACGGCGAGGCTATCCGCCCGGAGCAGGGTTATCCTGCCCGTTTGTTGCTGCCCGGATGGGAAGGAAACACCAATGTAAAATGGATAAGGCGGATAGAAATCTCCGACGCGCCTTATTTTACCCGCGAAGAAACTTCAAAATATACCTATCCGGTTAAGGATAAGATCAGGATGTTCAGCTTTGAGATGGATGCCAGGTCTATCATTACTTATCCATCCTTCCCCCAAAAAATTGAGCGTGGCTGGATCGAGATCCGGGGAATAGCCTGGAGCGGCAGGGGAAAAGTGGTAAAGGTTGAAGTAAGCACCGATGCCGGCAAAAGCTGGAACGAGGCGAGGCTGCAAGGCCCTGTGCTGGAAAAAGCGCATACCTATTTTCGTCACCTATGGCAATGGAATGGCTCTGAAACGGAGATTTTAAGCCGTGTTACCGACCAAACAGGATATACCCAACCAACCCTGAAACAATTAATTGATGCCCGTGGAAAGGATATAGGCGGTTACCATATGAACCCGGTAACAGCATGGCGGGTTAAACGCGACGGTAGTGTAGCATTTAAACCGGAGAGCTATAAATAG
- a CDS encoding c-type cytochrome — protein sequence MFKKFKVRRSHVLIFAGIIIIGVMIWLWPAFLSGREKWPQSFGYGKTATKEEIAALDIDVRPDGKGLPAGSGNAELGEVIYTNKCASCHGADGKEIKGVKLPGPPLVTGKSKAKTIGNYWPYATTLFDYIRRAMPYNAPGSLTNDEVYSLSAWLLSANKVIKPGEVMNAQTLPKVVMPAQKLFIVDDRKGGPEVK from the coding sequence ATGTTCAAAAAATTCAAAGTAAGGCGGAGCCATGTCCTCATTTTTGCGGGGATCATCATTATTGGGGTGATGATTTGGCTTTGGCCTGCTTTTTTGTCGGGCCGGGAAAAATGGCCTCAAAGCTTTGGATACGGAAAAACGGCCACAAAAGAAGAGATTGCCGCCCTCGATATTGATGTACGGCCGGATGGTAAAGGTTTACCGGCCGGAAGCGGCAATGCCGAATTGGGCGAGGTGATCTACACAAATAAATGCGCATCATGCCACGGTGCCGATGGTAAAGAGATAAAAGGTGTTAAACTGCCGGGGCCGCCATTGGTTACCGGGAAAAGCAAAGCTAAAACCATAGGCAATTATTGGCCCTACGCCACCACTTTATTTGATTATATCCGCCGGGCTATGCCTTACAACGCGCCCGGCTCATTAACCAATGATGAGGTTTATAGTTTATCGGCCTGGTTACTAAGCGCCAATAAAGTGATTAAACCCGGTGAGGTTATGAATGCACAAACGCTGCCCAAAGTGGTGATGCCGGCACAAAAGCTATTTATTGTTGATGACCGCAAAGGCGGCCCGGAAGTAAAATAA
- a CDS encoding RagB/SusD family nutrient uptake outer membrane protein yields MKLLKTLKYTIPVLSLVTLASCKKFLEVQPKDSVFDSQTIVDRASAETAVRGIYRALSADNYYGVNFVSVGYLSGDNIQWTGSQSIVQQFIDHNVKADNATVSGIWLAIYTTINRANYVISKLPGVADATLTTAERNQLLGEAYFIRALCYFDLARTWGGVQIVTTPTISATDKNGIKRSTVEQTYAQVLSDLNAAEPLLPLPTAQNPVRANKETVYALKARYYLYQKDWTNAENYATLVLGDTQNYSLLKPYSAWFANNVVGTKESVFELSYSATYTNGHRGQWQPPANSGTRQWAPNSTFLALVNDPTIGGNRSALVAKTSAGLWYGNLYYRSPATDPAYIIRIAEEYLIRAEARAQLNKLGDALTDLNTVRDRAGLTATTAVSQADILLAIENERRIEFALEGHRWFDLVRTGRAAAVLGVTDTKKNILPIPVDQLNVDPALTQNPGY; encoded by the coding sequence ATGAAATTACTTAAAACTTTAAAATATACAATTCCGGTTCTATCGCTTGTGACGCTGGCTTCCTGCAAAAAGTTCCTGGAAGTACAGCCCAAGGATTCGGTATTCGATTCACAAACCATTGTCGACCGTGCATCTGCCGAAACCGCTGTTCGCGGTATTTACAGAGCCTTGTCTGCCGATAATTACTATGGTGTAAACTTTGTTTCGGTAGGCTATTTATCGGGCGATAATATCCAGTGGACGGGCTCGCAATCCATCGTACAGCAATTTATTGATCATAATGTAAAGGCAGATAATGCTACGGTATCAGGGATCTGGCTGGCTATTTACACTACTATAAATCGCGCAAACTATGTAATATCCAAATTACCAGGCGTTGCCGATGCTACACTGACAACAGCCGAAAGAAACCAACTGTTAGGCGAGGCATATTTCATCAGGGCCTTATGCTACTTTGATCTTGCCCGTACCTGGGGTGGTGTACAGATCGTAACTACGCCAACCATATCGGCTACTGATAAAAATGGCATCAAACGCAGTACCGTTGAGCAAACCTATGCACAGGTATTAAGCGACCTGAACGCTGCCGAACCATTGTTGCCCCTGCCAACCGCACAAAACCCGGTAAGAGCTAATAAAGAAACCGTTTATGCTTTAAAAGCAAGGTACTACCTGTATCAAAAAGACTGGACTAACGCCGAAAACTATGCTACGCTCGTGTTAGGCGATACACAAAATTATTCGCTGTTAAAGCCGTATAGCGCCTGGTTTGCCAATAATGTGGTTGGTACTAAGGAGTCGGTTTTTGAATTGTCATACAGTGCTACTTATACTAACGGTCACCGCGGGCAATGGCAGCCGCCTGCCAACAGCGGTACCCGCCAATGGGCGCCTAACAGCACGTTCTTAGCGCTTGTAAATGACCCTACGATAGGCGGCAACCGCAGCGCTTTGGTTGCCAAAACATCAGCAGGTTTATGGTACGGTAACCTGTACTACCGTAGCCCGGCAACTGACCCGGCTTACATTATCAGGATTGCCGAAGAATACCTGATCCGCGCTGAAGCCCGTGCCCAGCTTAACAAACTTGGCGACGCCCTTACCGACTTAAACACTGTACGTGACCGCGCAGGTTTAACAGCTACTACCGCCGTTTCGCAAGCTGATATTTTACTGGCTATCGAAAACGAACGCCGGATTGAGTTTGCATTGGAAGGCCATCGCTGGTTCGACCTCGTGCGCACCGGCAGGGCAGCTGCGGTATTGGGTGTAACAGACACTAAGAAAAACATATTGCCTATCCCGGTTGATCAGCTGAATGTTGATCCCGCATTAACGCAAAATCCGGGTTATTAA
- a CDS encoding flavin monoamine oxidase family protein, translated as MPFADSYHKFSDIYTKSRFYNQDFRLMKSAERIIIIGGGLSGLTLAWLLLKKGLEATILEASPRLGGRIQTITGALGTPLEIGATWFSDLHVNLLELIGDLGLIKYPQFSEGISLFQTKSFEPPQKFYVPAADQPSYRIAGGTQLLIEKLAQQLNSDQVHLNKKVTGIYEIADGLKINTADGNIYGADCAIICLSPQVSATIDFVPDLPEVVSEILPAVQTWMAGSVKFTLEYSKPFWRQAGYSGMLYSHAGIVMEMYDHTNLEEDKFGFTGFLNSAAAGYSQEVRRELVLKQLSELFGPEILQPATYLDKAWTDEFILNGHSAIGRPHQNNGHPALHSPYLGGKLYFCGTETAKIHSGYMEGAVIAARSIAYRLLQ; from the coding sequence ATGCCATTTGCTGATTCTTACCATAAATTTTCCGACATCTACACTAAATCACGATTCTACAATCAGGATTTTCGCCTAATGAAATCTGCGGAAAGAATCATAATTATAGGCGGAGGTTTAAGCGGCCTTACTCTTGCTTGGTTACTGTTAAAAAAAGGGCTTGAGGCAACAATTTTGGAGGCCTCGCCCAGACTTGGTGGCCGTATTCAAACTATTACCGGGGCTTTGGGCACCCCTTTAGAAATTGGAGCCACCTGGTTTTCTGATCTGCACGTTAATTTGCTGGAACTGATTGGTGACCTGGGATTGATCAAATACCCTCAGTTTTCAGAGGGTATCAGTCTTTTTCAGACGAAGTCATTTGAGCCTCCTCAAAAATTTTACGTACCCGCGGCAGACCAGCCATCCTACAGGATTGCCGGTGGTACACAATTGCTGATCGAAAAACTTGCTCAGCAACTGAACAGCGATCAGGTTCACTTAAATAAAAAAGTAACTGGTATTTACGAGATAGCTGACGGCCTGAAAATAAACACAGCTGACGGTAATATTTATGGAGCTGATTGTGCAATTATCTGCCTTTCGCCGCAAGTATCAGCGACGATTGATTTCGTTCCGGATTTACCGGAAGTTGTGAGTGAAATATTACCTGCTGTACAAACCTGGATGGCCGGTTCGGTTAAATTCACGCTGGAATATAGTAAGCCGTTTTGGCGTCAGGCGGGTTATTCGGGGATGCTATATAGCCATGCGGGGATCGTAATGGAAATGTATGATCACACCAACCTCGAAGAAGATAAATTCGGGTTTACCGGATTTTTGAACAGCGCTGCTGCCGGATACAGCCAGGAAGTACGCAGAGAACTGGTATTAAAACAGCTGAGCGAACTATTTGGACCGGAAATCCTGCAACCCGCCACTTACCTGGACAAAGCTTGGACTGATGAATTCATATTGAATGGCCACTCAGCTATTGGCCGGCCTCATCAAAATAATGGCCATCCTGCACTACACTCACCATATTTGGGCGGCAAATTGTATTTCTGCGGAACCGAGACGGCTAAGATCCATTCAGGTTATATGGAAGGTGCTGTGATAGCTGCCAGATCAATTGCCTATCGGTTATTGCAATAA
- a CDS encoding putative sulfate exporter family transporter has product MSTTTTKLTLHEDWAVVILGSLIIILSLAGLLLPVPSFGWKDSAELTGKVLGSANLIKVLIQFGFVIIIGGIGALITGKSIKNYTLGFPLVYIITIIALILAGSSQAKSLNLEAVIFSLVLGLLISNFIKLPEWLKSSLSTELFVKIGLVLLGTSVIFGDILKAGSLGLIQALLVVTSVWYFAFWICKKLKVDDEIAMMISSAVSICGVSAAIATAGAIKGDSKKLSYVISMVLITAIPMMIFMPIIAHKFHFSQEVTGAWLGGSIDTTGAVVASGSLVGEVALKISTIVKFSQNVLLGLAAFAISIYWTYTKHPSAQDKDTKPTLKVIWERFPKFVLGFIGASLLFSFFLSPAAAATVKDSLKNLQGLWFALAFTSIGLETNFADLFNENSKKPLYAFLIAQTFNIFITLAIAFILF; this is encoded by the coding sequence ATGTCAACCACCACTACTAAACTAACCCTGCACGAAGACTGGGCAGTAGTTATTTTAGGTTCATTGATCATTATCCTTTCATTAGCGGGCCTGCTTTTACCCGTGCCAAGTTTCGGCTGGAAGGACAGCGCGGAGCTAACCGGTAAAGTACTCGGTTCAGCCAATTTAATTAAAGTGCTTATCCAGTTTGGTTTTGTTATTATTATTGGCGGGATAGGCGCGCTCATCACCGGTAAATCCATCAAAAATTATACTCTGGGGTTCCCGCTGGTATACATTATTACAATCATTGCTTTAATACTTGCAGGAAGCAGCCAGGCTAAATCACTTAATCTTGAAGCCGTGATCTTCAGCCTTGTTTTGGGCTTATTGATCAGTAATTTCATCAAATTGCCCGAGTGGCTTAAATCGTCCCTTTCAACCGAGTTGTTTGTTAAAATAGGCCTGGTGCTTTTAGGTACAAGCGTTATTTTTGGTGATATCTTGAAGGCGGGCTCACTGGGCCTGATCCAGGCGCTATTGGTAGTAACCTCGGTTTGGTATTTTGCGTTCTGGATTTGCAAAAAGCTCAAGGTTGATGACGAGATAGCCATGATGATCTCAAGTGCGGTATCCATTTGCGGGGTATCGGCTGCTATCGCCACAGCAGGTGCCATCAAGGGCGATTCAAAAAAGCTTTCGTATGTGATTTCGATGGTGTTGATCACCGCCATCCCGATGATGATCTTCATGCCTATCATCGCCCATAAATTCCATTTTTCGCAGGAAGTTACCGGCGCATGGCTGGGCGGTAGTATTGATACTACCGGCGCGGTTGTGGCTTCAGGCTCGTTAGTAGGCGAAGTTGCCCTGAAGATCAGTACCATCGTGAAGTTTTCGCAAAATGTGCTGCTTGGTTTGGCTGCATTTGCTATCTCCATTTACTGGACATATACCAAACATCCATCGGCTCAGGATAAAGATACCAAACCAACGCTTAAAGTGATCTGGGAGCGTTTTCCCAAATTTGTGCTCGGTTTTATCGGGGCTTCACTGTTGTTCTCTTTCTTCCTGTCGCCGGCTGCAGCTGCAACGGTTAAGGATAGCCTGAAGAATTTGCAGGGGCTTTGGTTTGCACTGGCTTTTACCAGTATCGGATTGGAAACCAATTTTGCCGACTTGTTTAACGAAAACAGCAAAAAGCCATTATACGCATTCCTGATAGCACAAACTTTCAATATTTTCATCACGCTGGCTATAGCGTTTATACTGTTTTAA
- a CDS encoding NAD(P)/FAD-dependent oxidoreductase, translating to MKPEKRDYDAVIVGSGPNGLAAAILLQQNGLSVLLLEGKDKIGGGLRTEELTLPGFKHDVCSAVHPLAAGSPFFETLPLEQFGLEYIYPEVAAAHPFDNGTAAVLKKSIIETADLLGADRDAYIKLMAHLVKSWPGLAPDVLGPLTFPKHPVDLAIFGLDALTSSTHLAKRFKTEEAKGLLAGMAAHSIQPLTNLTTSAIALVLMANGHLKGWPVPKGGSVKIADALASYFTSIGGKIETSTYITSFDQLPSAKAVLFDVTPKQLLQIAGHKFSSLYKWQLERYRYGMGVFKVDWALDGVVPFKAEGARQAGTVHIGGTLKEIAAGEQEIWEGLHPEKPFVLLAQQSLFDSTRAPEGKHTAWAYCHVPNGSNKDMTDIIEKQVERFAPGFRERIIGRHTFNTRQLENYNPNYIGGDINGGVIDIGQLFTRPVLRRSPYRTSANGIYICSSSTPPGGGVHGMCGYHSAKRALKDVFNISIKS from the coding sequence ATGAAACCGGAAAAACGTGATTATGATGCAGTGATAGTAGGTTCAGGGCCAAACGGCCTTGCGGCAGCCATATTGTTGCAGCAAAACGGGCTTTCGGTTTTATTGCTGGAAGGTAAGGACAAAATAGGCGGCGGCCTACGTACCGAAGAGCTTACCCTGCCGGGCTTTAAACATGACGTTTGTTCGGCAGTTCATCCACTGGCTGCAGGCTCGCCTTTTTTTGAAACGCTGCCCTTGGAACAATTTGGCCTGGAATATATTTATCCGGAAGTAGCGGCCGCCCATCCTTTTGATAACGGAACGGCGGCAGTACTCAAAAAGTCGATCATTGAAACTGCTGATTTGTTGGGTGCCGACAGGGATGCCTACATCAAACTGATGGCGCATTTAGTGAAATCATGGCCGGGTTTGGCACCTGATGTATTGGGGCCGCTTACCTTTCCTAAGCACCCGGTTGATCTGGCCATTTTTGGTCTGGATGCTTTAACCTCGTCAACCCATTTAGCTAAACGCTTCAAAACCGAAGAGGCCAAAGGGCTTTTGGCGGGTATGGCTGCACATAGCATTCAGCCTTTAACCAATCTGACAACATCAGCTATTGCTTTGGTGCTGATGGCTAACGGCCATTTAAAGGGCTGGCCGGTGCCTAAAGGCGGATCGGTAAAAATAGCGGATGCACTGGCTTCCTATTTTACATCAATAGGGGGTAAGATTGAAACCAGTACTTACATTACCTCTTTTGATCAGCTGCCATCAGCAAAGGCGGTTTTGTTTGATGTTACGCCAAAGCAGTTATTGCAAATTGCCGGGCATAAATTTTCATCGCTGTACAAATGGCAGTTGGAACGTTACCGCTACGGAATGGGCGTGTTTAAGGTAGATTGGGCGCTTGACGGTGTCGTGCCATTTAAGGCCGAAGGCGCAAGACAAGCCGGAACGGTTCACATTGGCGGTACACTAAAAGAAATTGCCGCAGGTGAACAGGAGATCTGGGAAGGTTTGCATCCCGAAAAGCCGTTTGTATTGCTGGCCCAGCAAAGCCTTTTTGATAGTACACGCGCACCCGAAGGTAAGCACACCGCATGGGCCTATTGCCATGTGCCTAACGGATCAAATAAAGACATGACCGACATTATCGAGAAACAAGTGGAGCGTTTTGCCCCCGGCTTCCGTGAACGCATCATCGGCAGGCATACTTTCAATACCCGGCAATTGGAAAACTATAACCCTAATTACATCGGTGGGGATATTAACGGTGGGGTTATCGATATCGGTCAGCTGTTTACCCGGCCGGTTTTGAGGCGTTCGCCTTATCGTACGTCGGCAAATGGAATCTATATCTGTTCATCATCCACTCCGCCGGGAGGAGGGGTGCATGGCATGTGCGGTTACCATTCGGCCAAACGGGCTTTAAAAGATGTATTTAACATCAGCATAAAATCATAA
- a CDS encoding DoxX family protein, giving the protein MSTLTTNQTKWKEYEKGAFRFFFIYFVLQALPLDWKYFGNLFRIQWGSLSFGDIFYISRYTPQFISGSSTPGTWGIGTLADWALIAGIALIWAIIWSIRDKKSENYNKLYYWLRVILRYRLAIGIIAYGFIKFFPLQSPLPSLSNLNTSYGDFNRWKLFSLSLGIVPGYESFLGLVEIIVGVLLLFRKTTTFGAVIILVFTGNVFISNIAYDGGEAIYALYLISIALFLTVYDALRIYNLVALRKPTAPNTVKISLSGQWRTSRLVLKSLFIFFFVFLYGYKTYAAYHHDIYQYPKAKGLAGVAGLYNVSDFKVNNKQLPYSQTDTIRWNDVVFEKWATISISSLKRYKADTATTEEISSRDKDRRYELDGTTGRAYYSYVADTVNQVLLLKNRNSNYKADQFTLHYTKPANGTIILTGVDHNRDSIYVQLDRINKKYLLQEAAQGRSKALKL; this is encoded by the coding sequence ATGAGCACATTAACCACCAACCAAACCAAATGGAAGGAATACGAAAAGGGGGCTTTTCGGTTCTTCTTCATTTACTTTGTGCTGCAGGCCCTTCCGCTTGATTGGAAGTACTTCGGCAACCTGTTCCGCATTCAATGGGGCAGCCTTAGTTTTGGCGATATTTTTTACATCAGCAGGTATACGCCGCAATTTATATCGGGCAGTAGTACACCCGGCACGTGGGGCATTGGCACCCTTGCCGACTGGGCACTGATAGCCGGTATTGCACTGATCTGGGCGATTATCTGGAGCATTCGCGATAAAAAGAGCGAGAATTACAATAAGCTATATTACTGGCTGCGCGTGATCCTGCGCTATCGTTTGGCTATCGGCATCATAGCCTACGGCTTTATTAAATTCTTCCCGCTGCAATCGCCATTGCCTTCATTAAGTAACCTCAATACATCGTATGGCGATTTTAACCGTTGGAAACTGTTCTCGTTGAGCCTGGGTATAGTGCCGGGTTATGAGTCGTTTTTGGGTTTGGTAGAGATAATTGTCGGAGTGTTATTGCTATTCCGTAAAACAACAACTTTTGGCGCTGTAATTATCCTGGTATTTACCGGCAATGTGTTCATTTCCAATATTGCCTATGACGGCGGCGAGGCCATTTATGCGCTTTATCTCATCAGCATAGCGCTGTTCTTAACTGTTTACGACGCACTGCGCATTTACAACCTGGTTGCTTTACGTAAACCAACAGCGCCCAATACAGTGAAAATTTCATTAAGCGGGCAATGGCGTACATCACGTTTGGTGCTAAAAAGCTTGTTCATTTTCTTTTTCGTGTTCCTGTACGGCTATAAAACTTATGCCGCCTATCACCATGATATTTACCAGTATCCAAAGGCTAAGGGGTTAGCGGGCGTTGCCGGTTTATATAATGTAAGTGACTTTAAAGTTAACAACAAACAACTGCCATATTCGCAAACGGACACTATACGCTGGAACGATGTTGTTTTTGAAAAATGGGCTACCATTAGCATCAGTTCGTTAAAAAGATATAAGGCCGATACCGCTACTACCGAAGAGATCAGCAGCAGGGATAAAGACCGCAGATATGAACTTGACGGCACAACCGGTCGCGCTTATTATAGCTATGTAGCCGATACAGTAAACCAAGTTTTGCTGCTCAAAAACAGAAACAGCAATTACAAGGCCGATCAGTTTACACTCCACTATACCAAACCTGCAAACGGCACTATTATCCTGACAGGCGTTGATCATAACCGCGATTCGATATACGTACAGCTGGACAGGATCAACAAAAAATACCTGTTGCAGGAAGCCGCACAGGGCAGGAGCAAAGCACTTAAACTTTAA